One Echeneis naucrates chromosome 1, fEcheNa1.1, whole genome shotgun sequence DNA segment encodes these proteins:
- the pecam1b gene encoding platelet endothelial cell adhesion molecule isoform X3: MGLLLLFTSALLSSYFHRGDMADMSQFFTIRDVILSFEPSANVTRGTNVTVRCKAVVSSYKQEPLTCQYTLYEGNTQVYNMTSSTSEDLLYLLPNTRVSNTGKYMCKINIKGKESRSESKKLTVTGLSKPELHINKDVVNEEDEVTARCTAPSETGSFYFRFYRDSEVILEEQGSSNHYEAKFRLRKTGNTTIQCEYGVAILSLTIWSNKSNTVNISVKELFSPPVLDIDPQLKIYEGDTIRITCTNRNSLDSSEKANLYLSHGDKLLNRGETEINHSMVALAKDPREFECRQEVRKVVKVTTKTISVTELFSAPILTMSPAEVFEKEYLTLTCKSASYASERIHGGELTYTLEPSNRLLSSRKPGVFSGMVGSDSFSCTCAAQAKGIVKHSETLTVHPKVSVSTPEISVKGQAVLGRPINIRCQSASGSFPISYTLIKEKDLLRTTTVKLPTEEAVFTVIITRPEELKTYTCQAKNNPNNAKASERLNAAVIEPLSDLTLTVKPKASDILEEEVLMLTCIAKGTPPVTFNVYHIGKEEPVHTYISEQNYTNYVVPKLSKKHSGKYYCEAVNNAKNIIRSEKVTIEVRLALWKKALIGGICLLVVSVLVVICVVYFKSKKGAASLFEGMEGRVTNGTKDSMASLPADIS, from the exons ATGGGCCTCCTACTACTGTTCACCTCAGCACTCCTGTCAAGCT ACTTTCATCGGGGGGACATGGCAGACATGTCACAAT TCTTCACAATAAGAGACGTCATCCTGTCCTTTGAACCCAGTGCTAATGTGACAAGGGGCACAAACGTGACAGTGAGATGCAAAGCTGTTGTCAGCAGCTACAAGCAGGAGCCCCTGACTTGTCAGTACACTTTATACGAAGGCAACACCCAGGTCTACAACATGACCTCCAGCACCTCTGAGGATCTACTGTACCTGCTGCCCAACACTAGAGTCTCCAACACAGGCAAATATATGTGCAAGATCAACATCAAGGGCAAAGAGTCACGCAGTGAATCGAAGAAACTCACAGTAACAG GTTTGTCCAAACCGGAGCTCCACATTAACAAGGATGTGGTCAACGAAGAGGACGAGGTAACAGCCAGGTGTACAGCGCCCAGCGAAACAGGCTCCTTTTACTTCCGTTTCTACAGGGACTCCGAAGTTATCTTGGAGGAACAGGGCAGTTCCAACCATTATGAAGCCAAGTTTCGCTTAAGAAAGACTGGCAACACCACAATTCAGTGTGAATATGGTGTTGCCATCCTGTCATTGACCATCTGGTCtaataaaagcaacactgttaaCATTTCAGTCAAAG AGCTCTTCTCACCACCGGTTTTGGATATAGACCCTCAGTTAAAGATCTATGAAGGAGATACTATCAGAATTACATGTACTAACAGGAACTCTCTGGACAGTTCTGAAAAAGCCAACCTGTATCTGAGCCATGGAGACAAGCTTCTTAACAGGGGAGAGACCGAAATCAATCACAGCATGGTCGCACTGGCGAAGGACCCAAGAGAATTTGAGTGCAGACAAGAAGTTAGAAAAGTAGTGAAAGTAACCACAAAGACCATTTCAGTGACTG AGCTATTTTCAGCACCCATCCTCACCATGTCGCCTGCTGAAGTCTTTGAAAAAGAATATTTGACGCTAACGTGCAAGAGTGCGAGCTATGCCTCTGAAAGAATTCATGGAGGAGAGTTGACCTACACTCTTGAGCCGTCCAACAGGCTGTTGAGTTCTAGGAAACCTGGAGTATTTTCTGGCATGGTTGGGTCTGATAGTTTCAGCTGCACCTGTGCAGCTCAAGCCAAGGGCATCGTGAAACACAGTGAAACCTTGACTGTACACCCTAAAG TTTCTGTGTCCACCCCAGAGATCTCAGTGAAGGGCCAAGCGGTCCTGGGAAGACCCATCAACATCCGCTGTCAGTCAGCCTCCGGCAGCTTCCCTATCAGCTATACcttgattaaagaaaaagatctgCTGAGAACAACCACAGTCAAGCTGCCGACTGAGGAAGCTGTCTTCACAGTGATTATCACCAGGCCTGAGGAGCTAAAAACGTATACATGTCAGGCTAAGAATAATCCTAATAATGCCAAGGCGAGTGAAAGACTCAATGCCGCTGTTATAG AGCCTCTGTCCGACCTGACTCTAACTGTCAAACCCAAGGCATCAGATATCCTTGAGGAAGAGGTTCTCATGCTGACATGTATCGCTAAAGGCACACCGCCAGTCACTTTCAATGTTTACCACATCGGCAAAGAAGAGCCGGTCCACACCTACATCTCTGAACAGAACTACACAAACTACGTGGTCCCTAAATTGTCTAAAAAGCACAGTGGCAAGTACTACTGCGAAGCTGTCAACAATGCCAAGAACATCATCCGCAGTGAGAAGGTCACTATAGAGG TTCGCCTGGCGTTGTGGAAGAAAGCGCTGATTGGTGGGATTTGTCTGCTCGTCGTGTCGGTGCTGGTGGTGATTTGTGTGGTGTACTTCAAATCCAAGAAAG GCGCAGCGTCACTCTTTGAGGGCATGGAGGGGAGAGTGACCAATGGGACAAAAGATAGCATGGCGTCGCTTCCCGCTGACATCAGCTAA
- the pecam1b gene encoding platelet endothelial cell adhesion molecule isoform X7 — MGLLLLFTSALLSSYFHRGDMADMSQFFTIRDVILSFEPSANVTRGTNVTVRCKAVVSSYKQEPLTCQYTLYEGNTQVYNMTSSTSEDLLYLLPNTRVSNTGKYMCKINIKGKESRSESKKLTVTGLSKPELHINKDVVNEEDEVTARCTAPSETGSFYFRFYRDSEVILEEQGSSNHYEAKFRLRKTGNTTIQCEYGVAILSLTIWSNKSNTVNISVKELFSPPVLDIDPQLKIYEGDTIRITCTNRNSLDSSEKANLYLSHGDKLLNRGETEINHSMVALAKDPREFECRQEVRKVVKVTTKTISVTELFSAPILTMSPAEVFEKEYLTLTCKSASYASERIHGGELTYTLEPSNRLLSSRKPGVFSGMVGSDSFSCTCAAQAKGIVKHSETLTVHPKVSVSTPEISVKGQAVLGRPINIRCQSASGSFPISYTLIKEKDLLRTTTVKLPTEEAVFTVIITRPEELKTYTCQAKNNPNNAKASERLNAAVIEPLSDLTLTVKPKASDILEEEVLMLTCIAKGTPPVTFNVYHIGKEEPVHTYISEQNYTNYVVPKLSKKHSGKYYCEAVNNAKNIIRSEKVTIEVRLALWKKALIGGICLLVVSVLVVICVVYFKSKKGKREAAAELSVRSVTL, encoded by the exons ATGGGCCTCCTACTACTGTTCACCTCAGCACTCCTGTCAAGCT ACTTTCATCGGGGGGACATGGCAGACATGTCACAAT TCTTCACAATAAGAGACGTCATCCTGTCCTTTGAACCCAGTGCTAATGTGACAAGGGGCACAAACGTGACAGTGAGATGCAAAGCTGTTGTCAGCAGCTACAAGCAGGAGCCCCTGACTTGTCAGTACACTTTATACGAAGGCAACACCCAGGTCTACAACATGACCTCCAGCACCTCTGAGGATCTACTGTACCTGCTGCCCAACACTAGAGTCTCCAACACAGGCAAATATATGTGCAAGATCAACATCAAGGGCAAAGAGTCACGCAGTGAATCGAAGAAACTCACAGTAACAG GTTTGTCCAAACCGGAGCTCCACATTAACAAGGATGTGGTCAACGAAGAGGACGAGGTAACAGCCAGGTGTACAGCGCCCAGCGAAACAGGCTCCTTTTACTTCCGTTTCTACAGGGACTCCGAAGTTATCTTGGAGGAACAGGGCAGTTCCAACCATTATGAAGCCAAGTTTCGCTTAAGAAAGACTGGCAACACCACAATTCAGTGTGAATATGGTGTTGCCATCCTGTCATTGACCATCTGGTCtaataaaagcaacactgttaaCATTTCAGTCAAAG AGCTCTTCTCACCACCGGTTTTGGATATAGACCCTCAGTTAAAGATCTATGAAGGAGATACTATCAGAATTACATGTACTAACAGGAACTCTCTGGACAGTTCTGAAAAAGCCAACCTGTATCTGAGCCATGGAGACAAGCTTCTTAACAGGGGAGAGACCGAAATCAATCACAGCATGGTCGCACTGGCGAAGGACCCAAGAGAATTTGAGTGCAGACAAGAAGTTAGAAAAGTAGTGAAAGTAACCACAAAGACCATTTCAGTGACTG AGCTATTTTCAGCACCCATCCTCACCATGTCGCCTGCTGAAGTCTTTGAAAAAGAATATTTGACGCTAACGTGCAAGAGTGCGAGCTATGCCTCTGAAAGAATTCATGGAGGAGAGTTGACCTACACTCTTGAGCCGTCCAACAGGCTGTTGAGTTCTAGGAAACCTGGAGTATTTTCTGGCATGGTTGGGTCTGATAGTTTCAGCTGCACCTGTGCAGCTCAAGCCAAGGGCATCGTGAAACACAGTGAAACCTTGACTGTACACCCTAAAG TTTCTGTGTCCACCCCAGAGATCTCAGTGAAGGGCCAAGCGGTCCTGGGAAGACCCATCAACATCCGCTGTCAGTCAGCCTCCGGCAGCTTCCCTATCAGCTATACcttgattaaagaaaaagatctgCTGAGAACAACCACAGTCAAGCTGCCGACTGAGGAAGCTGTCTTCACAGTGATTATCACCAGGCCTGAGGAGCTAAAAACGTATACATGTCAGGCTAAGAATAATCCTAATAATGCCAAGGCGAGTGAAAGACTCAATGCCGCTGTTATAG AGCCTCTGTCCGACCTGACTCTAACTGTCAAACCCAAGGCATCAGATATCCTTGAGGAAGAGGTTCTCATGCTGACATGTATCGCTAAAGGCACACCGCCAGTCACTTTCAATGTTTACCACATCGGCAAAGAAGAGCCGGTCCACACCTACATCTCTGAACAGAACTACACAAACTACGTGGTCCCTAAATTGTCTAAAAAGCACAGTGGCAAGTACTACTGCGAAGCTGTCAACAATGCCAAGAACATCATCCGCAGTGAGAAGGTCACTATAGAGG TTCGCCTGGCGTTGTGGAAGAAAGCGCTGATTGGTGGGATTTGTCTGCTCGTCGTGTCGGTGCTGGTGGTGATTTGTGTGGTGTACTTCAAATCCAAGAAAG GTAaaagagaagcagctgctgaattGTCAGT GCGCAGCGTCACTCTTTGA
- the pecam1b gene encoding platelet endothelial cell adhesion molecule isoform X4, whose translation MGLLLLFTSALLSSYFHRGDMADMSQFFTIRDVILSFEPSANVTRGTNVTVRCKAVVSSYKQEPLTCQYTLYEGNTQVYNMTSSTSEDLLYLLPNTRVSNTGKYMCKINIKGKESRSESKKLTVTGLSKPELHINKDVVNEEDEVTARCTAPSETGSFYFRFYRDSEVILEEQGSSNHYEAKFRLRKTGNTTIQCEYGVAILSLTIWSNKSNTVNISVKELFSPPVLDIDPQLKIYEGDTIRITCTNRNSLDSSEKANLYLSHGDKLLNRGETEINHSMVALAKDPREFECRQEVRKVVKVTTKTISVTELFSAPILTMSPAEVFEKEYLTLTCKSASYASERIHGGELTYTLEPSNRLLSSRKPGVFSGMVGSDSFSCTCAAQAKGIVKHSETLTVHPKVSVSTPEISVKGQAVLGRPINIRCQSASGSFPISYTLIKEKDLLRTTTVKLPTEEAVFTVIITRPEELKTYTCQAKNNPNNAKASERLNAAVIEPLSDLTLTVKPKASDILEEEVLMLTCIAKGTPPVTFNVYHIGKEEPVHTYISEQNYTNYVVPKLSKKHSGKYYCEAVNNAKNIIRSEKVTIEVRLALWKKALIGGICLLVVSVLVVICVVYFKSKKGKREAAAELSVEGAQTGSQCVE comes from the exons ATGGGCCTCCTACTACTGTTCACCTCAGCACTCCTGTCAAGCT ACTTTCATCGGGGGGACATGGCAGACATGTCACAAT TCTTCACAATAAGAGACGTCATCCTGTCCTTTGAACCCAGTGCTAATGTGACAAGGGGCACAAACGTGACAGTGAGATGCAAAGCTGTTGTCAGCAGCTACAAGCAGGAGCCCCTGACTTGTCAGTACACTTTATACGAAGGCAACACCCAGGTCTACAACATGACCTCCAGCACCTCTGAGGATCTACTGTACCTGCTGCCCAACACTAGAGTCTCCAACACAGGCAAATATATGTGCAAGATCAACATCAAGGGCAAAGAGTCACGCAGTGAATCGAAGAAACTCACAGTAACAG GTTTGTCCAAACCGGAGCTCCACATTAACAAGGATGTGGTCAACGAAGAGGACGAGGTAACAGCCAGGTGTACAGCGCCCAGCGAAACAGGCTCCTTTTACTTCCGTTTCTACAGGGACTCCGAAGTTATCTTGGAGGAACAGGGCAGTTCCAACCATTATGAAGCCAAGTTTCGCTTAAGAAAGACTGGCAACACCACAATTCAGTGTGAATATGGTGTTGCCATCCTGTCATTGACCATCTGGTCtaataaaagcaacactgttaaCATTTCAGTCAAAG AGCTCTTCTCACCACCGGTTTTGGATATAGACCCTCAGTTAAAGATCTATGAAGGAGATACTATCAGAATTACATGTACTAACAGGAACTCTCTGGACAGTTCTGAAAAAGCCAACCTGTATCTGAGCCATGGAGACAAGCTTCTTAACAGGGGAGAGACCGAAATCAATCACAGCATGGTCGCACTGGCGAAGGACCCAAGAGAATTTGAGTGCAGACAAGAAGTTAGAAAAGTAGTGAAAGTAACCACAAAGACCATTTCAGTGACTG AGCTATTTTCAGCACCCATCCTCACCATGTCGCCTGCTGAAGTCTTTGAAAAAGAATATTTGACGCTAACGTGCAAGAGTGCGAGCTATGCCTCTGAAAGAATTCATGGAGGAGAGTTGACCTACACTCTTGAGCCGTCCAACAGGCTGTTGAGTTCTAGGAAACCTGGAGTATTTTCTGGCATGGTTGGGTCTGATAGTTTCAGCTGCACCTGTGCAGCTCAAGCCAAGGGCATCGTGAAACACAGTGAAACCTTGACTGTACACCCTAAAG TTTCTGTGTCCACCCCAGAGATCTCAGTGAAGGGCCAAGCGGTCCTGGGAAGACCCATCAACATCCGCTGTCAGTCAGCCTCCGGCAGCTTCCCTATCAGCTATACcttgattaaagaaaaagatctgCTGAGAACAACCACAGTCAAGCTGCCGACTGAGGAAGCTGTCTTCACAGTGATTATCACCAGGCCTGAGGAGCTAAAAACGTATACATGTCAGGCTAAGAATAATCCTAATAATGCCAAGGCGAGTGAAAGACTCAATGCCGCTGTTATAG AGCCTCTGTCCGACCTGACTCTAACTGTCAAACCCAAGGCATCAGATATCCTTGAGGAAGAGGTTCTCATGCTGACATGTATCGCTAAAGGCACACCGCCAGTCACTTTCAATGTTTACCACATCGGCAAAGAAGAGCCGGTCCACACCTACATCTCTGAACAGAACTACACAAACTACGTGGTCCCTAAATTGTCTAAAAAGCACAGTGGCAAGTACTACTGCGAAGCTGTCAACAATGCCAAGAACATCATCCGCAGTGAGAAGGTCACTATAGAGG TTCGCCTGGCGTTGTGGAAGAAAGCGCTGATTGGTGGGATTTGTCTGCTCGTCGTGTCGGTGCTGGTGGTGATTTGTGTGGTGTACTTCAAATCCAAGAAAG GTAaaagagaagcagctgctgaattGTCAGT TGAGGGCGCTCAGACCGGCAGTCAGTGTGTGGAGTGA
- the pecam1b gene encoding platelet endothelial cell adhesion molecule isoform X5 → MGLLLLFTSALLSSYFHRGDMADMSQFFTIRDVILSFEPSANVTRGTNVTVRCKAVVSSYKQEPLTCQYTLYEGNTQVYNMTSSTSEDLLYLLPNTRVSNTGKYMCKINIKGKESRSESKKLTVTGLSKPELHINKDVVNEEDEVTARCTAPSETGSFYFRFYRDSEVILEEQGSSNHYEAKFRLRKTGNTTIQCEYGVAILSLTIWSNKSNTVNISVKELFSPPVLDIDPQLKIYEGDTIRITCTNRNSLDSSEKANLYLSHGDKLLNRGETEINHSMVALAKDPREFECRQEVRKVVKVTTKTISVTELFSAPILTMSPAEVFEKEYLTLTCKSASYASERIHGGELTYTLEPSNRLLSSRKPGVFSGMVGSDSFSCTCAAQAKGIVKHSETLTVHPKVSVSTPEISVKGQAVLGRPINIRCQSASGSFPISYTLIKEKDLLRTTTVKLPTEEAVFTVIITRPEELKTYTCQAKNNPNNAKASERLNAAVIEPLSDLTLTVKPKASDILEEEVLMLTCIAKGTPPVTFNVYHIGKEEPVHTYISEQNYTNYVVPKLSKKHSGKYYCEAVNNAKNIIRSEKVTIEVRLALWKKALIGGICLLVVSVLVVICVVYFKSKKGKREAAAELSVKPSMAPLTVT, encoded by the exons ATGGGCCTCCTACTACTGTTCACCTCAGCACTCCTGTCAAGCT ACTTTCATCGGGGGGACATGGCAGACATGTCACAAT TCTTCACAATAAGAGACGTCATCCTGTCCTTTGAACCCAGTGCTAATGTGACAAGGGGCACAAACGTGACAGTGAGATGCAAAGCTGTTGTCAGCAGCTACAAGCAGGAGCCCCTGACTTGTCAGTACACTTTATACGAAGGCAACACCCAGGTCTACAACATGACCTCCAGCACCTCTGAGGATCTACTGTACCTGCTGCCCAACACTAGAGTCTCCAACACAGGCAAATATATGTGCAAGATCAACATCAAGGGCAAAGAGTCACGCAGTGAATCGAAGAAACTCACAGTAACAG GTTTGTCCAAACCGGAGCTCCACATTAACAAGGATGTGGTCAACGAAGAGGACGAGGTAACAGCCAGGTGTACAGCGCCCAGCGAAACAGGCTCCTTTTACTTCCGTTTCTACAGGGACTCCGAAGTTATCTTGGAGGAACAGGGCAGTTCCAACCATTATGAAGCCAAGTTTCGCTTAAGAAAGACTGGCAACACCACAATTCAGTGTGAATATGGTGTTGCCATCCTGTCATTGACCATCTGGTCtaataaaagcaacactgttaaCATTTCAGTCAAAG AGCTCTTCTCACCACCGGTTTTGGATATAGACCCTCAGTTAAAGATCTATGAAGGAGATACTATCAGAATTACATGTACTAACAGGAACTCTCTGGACAGTTCTGAAAAAGCCAACCTGTATCTGAGCCATGGAGACAAGCTTCTTAACAGGGGAGAGACCGAAATCAATCACAGCATGGTCGCACTGGCGAAGGACCCAAGAGAATTTGAGTGCAGACAAGAAGTTAGAAAAGTAGTGAAAGTAACCACAAAGACCATTTCAGTGACTG AGCTATTTTCAGCACCCATCCTCACCATGTCGCCTGCTGAAGTCTTTGAAAAAGAATATTTGACGCTAACGTGCAAGAGTGCGAGCTATGCCTCTGAAAGAATTCATGGAGGAGAGTTGACCTACACTCTTGAGCCGTCCAACAGGCTGTTGAGTTCTAGGAAACCTGGAGTATTTTCTGGCATGGTTGGGTCTGATAGTTTCAGCTGCACCTGTGCAGCTCAAGCCAAGGGCATCGTGAAACACAGTGAAACCTTGACTGTACACCCTAAAG TTTCTGTGTCCACCCCAGAGATCTCAGTGAAGGGCCAAGCGGTCCTGGGAAGACCCATCAACATCCGCTGTCAGTCAGCCTCCGGCAGCTTCCCTATCAGCTATACcttgattaaagaaaaagatctgCTGAGAACAACCACAGTCAAGCTGCCGACTGAGGAAGCTGTCTTCACAGTGATTATCACCAGGCCTGAGGAGCTAAAAACGTATACATGTCAGGCTAAGAATAATCCTAATAATGCCAAGGCGAGTGAAAGACTCAATGCCGCTGTTATAG AGCCTCTGTCCGACCTGACTCTAACTGTCAAACCCAAGGCATCAGATATCCTTGAGGAAGAGGTTCTCATGCTGACATGTATCGCTAAAGGCACACCGCCAGTCACTTTCAATGTTTACCACATCGGCAAAGAAGAGCCGGTCCACACCTACATCTCTGAACAGAACTACACAAACTACGTGGTCCCTAAATTGTCTAAAAAGCACAGTGGCAAGTACTACTGCGAAGCTGTCAACAATGCCAAGAACATCATCCGCAGTGAGAAGGTCACTATAGAGG TTCGCCTGGCGTTGTGGAAGAAAGCGCTGATTGGTGGGATTTGTCTGCTCGTCGTGTCGGTGCTGGTGGTGATTTGTGTGGTGTACTTCAAATCCAAGAAAG GTAaaagagaagcagctgctgaattGTCAGT AAAGCCGTCAATGGCTCCTTTAACAGTGACATGA
- the pecam1b gene encoding platelet endothelial cell adhesion molecule isoform X6, giving the protein MGLLLLFTSALLSSYFHRGDMADMSQFFTIRDVILSFEPSANVTRGTNVTVRCKAVVSSYKQEPLTCQYTLYEGNTQVYNMTSSTSEDLLYLLPNTRVSNTGKYMCKINIKGKESRSESKKLTVTGLSKPELHINKDVVNEEDEVTARCTAPSETGSFYFRFYRDSEVILEEQGSSNHYEAKFRLRKTGNTTIQCEYGVAILSLTIWSNKSNTVNISVKELFSPPVLDIDPQLKIYEGDTIRITCTNRNSLDSSEKANLYLSHGDKLLNRGETEINHSMVALAKDPREFECRQEVRKVVKVTTKTISVTELFSAPILTMSPAEVFEKEYLTLTCKSASYASERIHGGELTYTLEPSNRLLSSRKPGVFSGMVGSDSFSCTCAAQAKGIVKHSETLTVHPKVSVSTPEISVKGQAVLGRPINIRCQSASGSFPISYTLIKEKDLLRTTTVKLPTEEAVFTVIITRPEELKTYTCQAKNNPNNAKASERLNAAVIEPLSDLTLTVKPKASDILEEEVLMLTCIAKGTPPVTFNVYHIGKEEPVHTYISEQNYTNYVVPKLSKKHSGKYYCEAVNNAKNIIRSEKVTIEVRLALWKKALIGGICLLVVSVLVVICVVYFKSKKGKREAAAELSVLNVHIVVIS; this is encoded by the exons ATGGGCCTCCTACTACTGTTCACCTCAGCACTCCTGTCAAGCT ACTTTCATCGGGGGGACATGGCAGACATGTCACAAT TCTTCACAATAAGAGACGTCATCCTGTCCTTTGAACCCAGTGCTAATGTGACAAGGGGCACAAACGTGACAGTGAGATGCAAAGCTGTTGTCAGCAGCTACAAGCAGGAGCCCCTGACTTGTCAGTACACTTTATACGAAGGCAACACCCAGGTCTACAACATGACCTCCAGCACCTCTGAGGATCTACTGTACCTGCTGCCCAACACTAGAGTCTCCAACACAGGCAAATATATGTGCAAGATCAACATCAAGGGCAAAGAGTCACGCAGTGAATCGAAGAAACTCACAGTAACAG GTTTGTCCAAACCGGAGCTCCACATTAACAAGGATGTGGTCAACGAAGAGGACGAGGTAACAGCCAGGTGTACAGCGCCCAGCGAAACAGGCTCCTTTTACTTCCGTTTCTACAGGGACTCCGAAGTTATCTTGGAGGAACAGGGCAGTTCCAACCATTATGAAGCCAAGTTTCGCTTAAGAAAGACTGGCAACACCACAATTCAGTGTGAATATGGTGTTGCCATCCTGTCATTGACCATCTGGTCtaataaaagcaacactgttaaCATTTCAGTCAAAG AGCTCTTCTCACCACCGGTTTTGGATATAGACCCTCAGTTAAAGATCTATGAAGGAGATACTATCAGAATTACATGTACTAACAGGAACTCTCTGGACAGTTCTGAAAAAGCCAACCTGTATCTGAGCCATGGAGACAAGCTTCTTAACAGGGGAGAGACCGAAATCAATCACAGCATGGTCGCACTGGCGAAGGACCCAAGAGAATTTGAGTGCAGACAAGAAGTTAGAAAAGTAGTGAAAGTAACCACAAAGACCATTTCAGTGACTG AGCTATTTTCAGCACCCATCCTCACCATGTCGCCTGCTGAAGTCTTTGAAAAAGAATATTTGACGCTAACGTGCAAGAGTGCGAGCTATGCCTCTGAAAGAATTCATGGAGGAGAGTTGACCTACACTCTTGAGCCGTCCAACAGGCTGTTGAGTTCTAGGAAACCTGGAGTATTTTCTGGCATGGTTGGGTCTGATAGTTTCAGCTGCACCTGTGCAGCTCAAGCCAAGGGCATCGTGAAACACAGTGAAACCTTGACTGTACACCCTAAAG TTTCTGTGTCCACCCCAGAGATCTCAGTGAAGGGCCAAGCGGTCCTGGGAAGACCCATCAACATCCGCTGTCAGTCAGCCTCCGGCAGCTTCCCTATCAGCTATACcttgattaaagaaaaagatctgCTGAGAACAACCACAGTCAAGCTGCCGACTGAGGAAGCTGTCTTCACAGTGATTATCACCAGGCCTGAGGAGCTAAAAACGTATACATGTCAGGCTAAGAATAATCCTAATAATGCCAAGGCGAGTGAAAGACTCAATGCCGCTGTTATAG AGCCTCTGTCCGACCTGACTCTAACTGTCAAACCCAAGGCATCAGATATCCTTGAGGAAGAGGTTCTCATGCTGACATGTATCGCTAAAGGCACACCGCCAGTCACTTTCAATGTTTACCACATCGGCAAAGAAGAGCCGGTCCACACCTACATCTCTGAACAGAACTACACAAACTACGTGGTCCCTAAATTGTCTAAAAAGCACAGTGGCAAGTACTACTGCGAAGCTGTCAACAATGCCAAGAACATCATCCGCAGTGAGAAGGTCACTATAGAGG TTCGCCTGGCGTTGTGGAAGAAAGCGCTGATTGGTGGGATTTGTCTGCTCGTCGTGTCGGTGCTGGTGGTGATTTGTGTGGTGTACTTCAAATCCAAGAAAG GTAaaagagaagcagctgctgaattGTCAGT atTGAATGTGCACATCGTAGTAATAAGTTGA